In a genomic window of Quercus lobata isolate SW786 chromosome 4, ValleyOak3.0 Primary Assembly, whole genome shotgun sequence:
- the LOC115986789 gene encoding retinoblastoma-related protein-like isoform X2, which translates to MSPAALEKMEDAKPSEAASANNSQTDSAAATVDPSEARFSDYCKNGMSLDENTCTQAMKLLKETKHLLQTNVSAFGNGTVDEAERFWFAFILFSIKRLSEKKQGSDDNGYTLCQILRAAKLNIVDFFKELPQFVVKAGPTLSNIYGADWENRLEAKEMQANFVHLSLLSQSYKRAIREFFLTTEANVDKQSAVASASGYVSDYHRFGWLLFLALRVHAFSRFKDLVTCMNGLVSILAILIIHVPVRFRNFKFDDSQLFVKKDGKGVDILASLCNKYQTSEDELRKIMEKANNLIADILSKKPQPASECRIGNLENIDTDGLTYFEDLLEDSSLSSSLGILEKDYDGAIRSKAELDERVFINDEDSLLGSGSLSGGSVNISGVKRKFDSIASPAKTITSPLSPQRSPASHANGNMGVSNSKMVATPVSTAMTTAKWLRTVISPLPPKPSAELKRFLASCDRDLTEEVDTRAKIILFATFPSTAQGEHCMSTNLQSANLMDSIWAEQRKFEALKLYYRVLEAICRAEAQILHASNLTALLTNERFHRCMLACSAELVLATHKTVTMLFPAVLERTGITAFDLSKVIESFIRHEESLPRELRRHLNSLEERLLESMVWEKGSSMYNSLTVARPNLSAEINRLGLLSEPMPPLDAICMHINMNSKFISGGVPPFPSLQKHETSSANYYSGQNGDIRSPKRSCPDYRSVLVERNSFTSPVKERLLAFSNLKSKPPPPPLQSAFASPTRPNPSGGGETCAETEINIFFSKITKLAAVRINGMVERLQQSQQIRENVYCLFQQILSQRTSLFFNHHIDQIILCCFYGVAKISQLNLTFREIIYNYRKQPQCKPQVFRSVFVDWSSARRNGKTGPGHVDIITFYNEIFIPAVKPLLVELGPAGATTKTNRVPEVHNNNDAQCPGSPKISPFPSLPDMSPKKVSATHNVYVSPLRSSKMDALISHSSKSYYACVGESTHAYQSPSKDLTAINNRLNGTRKLRGTLNFDDVDVGLVSDSMVANSLYLQNGSCASSSGAPLKSEQPDS; encoded by the exons ATGAGTCCAGCTGCATTGGAGAAGATGGAAGATGCTAAGCCTTCGGAAGCAGCATCGGCCAACAATTCACAAACAGATAGCGCGGCGGCTACTGTCGACCCATCTGAAGCTCGATTCTCCGACTActgcaag AATGGAATGTCGTTGGATGAGAACACTTGCACACAAGCTATGAAGCTGTTGAAAGAAACCAAACACCTTTTACAGACTAATGTTTCAGCTTTTGGCAACGGAACG GTTGATGAAGCAGAAAGGTTTTGGTTTGCTTTTATTCTGTTTTCTATTAAAAGGCTAAGTGAGAAGAAGCAAGGGTCTGATGATAATGGATATACGTTATGCCAGATATTGAGAGCTGCGAAGCTGAA cATTGTGGACTTCTTCAAGGAGCTTCCTCAGTTTGTTGTTAAGGCTGGTCCAACTTTGAGTAATATATATGGTGCAGATTGGGAGAACAGACTAGAG GCAAAAGAGATGCAGGCCAATTTTGTGCACTTGAGTCTACTAAGCCA GTCCTACAAACGTGCAATCCGGGAATTTTTCTTGACAACTGAAGCAAATGTTGATAAGCAGTCTGCTGTTGCTAGTGCATCTGGCTATGTCTCAGACTACCACCGTTTTGGATGGTTGCTTTTTCTGGCACTCCGTGTACATGCGTTCAGCCGTTTTAAGGACTTGGTGACTTGCATGAATGGTTTGGTTTCCATATTG GCTATCTTAATTATTCATGTTCCTGTTCGCTtcagaaatttcaaatttgatgaTTCTCAACTATTTG TTAAGAAAGACGGCAAAGGTGTAGACATCCTCGCATCACTTTGCAACAAATATCAAACATCAGAAGATGAGTTGAGGAAAATAATGGAAAAGGCCAATAATTTAATAGCAGATATCTTGAGTAAAAAGCCTCAACCAGCATCTGAGTGTAGAATTGGAAACTTGGAGAATATCGACACag ATGGTTTGACATATTTTGAAGATCTACTGGAGGACTCATCTTTGTCATCCAGTTTAGGTATTTTAGAAAAGGATTATGATGGTGCAATTCGCAGTAAGGCCGAACTGGATGAGAGGGTTTTCATTAATGATGAGGACAGCTTACTTGGTTCAGGGAGCTTGTCAGGAGGTTCTGTGAATATAAGTGGTGTGAAG AGGAAATTTGATTCGATAGCCTCACCTGCTAAGACAATTACAAGTCCACTCTCTCCTCAGCGCTCTCCTGCATCTCATGCAAATGGAAATATGGGGGTTTCTAATTCAAAGATGGTAGCTACGCCTGTAAGCACAGCAATGACAACTGCAAAGTGGCTTCGTACTGTCATTTCACCACTTCCACCAAAGCCCTCAGCAGAGCTGAAGCGTTTCCTGGCATCTTGTGATAGGGATTTAACTGAGGAAGTAGATACAAGggcaaaaataatattgtttgctACATTTCCAAGTACTGCTCAGGGAGAACATTGTATGTCTACAAACCTGCAATCTGCAAATCTCATGGACAGCATCTGGGCAGAACAACGGAAATTTGAAGCACTCAAGTTATATTATAGGGTATTGGAAGCAATTTGTAGAGCAGAGGCCCAAATATTGCATGCAAGTAATTTGACAGCTCTATTGACTAACGAGAGGTTCCATAGATGTATGCTCGCCTGTTCTGCTGAACTAGTTCTGGCAACCCATAAGACTGTTACAATGTTGTTTCCTGCGGTGTTGGAGAGGACTGGCATTACAGCTTTTGATCTTAGCAAGGTTATCGAAAGTTTCATTAGACATGAGGAATCCCTCCCGAGAGAATTGAGGCGGCATCTGAATTCATTAGAAGAACGACTTTTGGAGAGTATGGTATGGGAAAAGGGGTCCTCCATGTATAATTCTTTGACAGTTGCAAGGCCTAACCTCTCCGCAGAAATAAACCGTCTTGGACTATTGTCAGAACCAATGCCACCTTTGGATGCAATTTGCATGCACATTAACAtgaattctaaatttatttctGGAGGGGTTCCTCCCTTCCCTTCTTTGCAGAAGCATGAGACTTCATCAG CTAATTATTATTCAGGTCAGAATGGGGATATCAGATCCCCAAAGAGATCATGCCCGGACTATCGAAGTGTATTAGTGGAGCGGAATTCCTTTACATCACCAGTCAAGGAACGCCTCCTGGCCTTCAGTAACCTTAAATCAAAgccaccaccacctcctttGCAGTCTGCGTTTGCTAG TCCAACACGGCCAAATCCAAGTGGTGGAGGGGAGACATGTGCAGAAACTGAAATCAATATATTCTTTAGCAAG ATTACTAAGTTGGCTGCTGTCAGAATCAATGGTATGGTCGAAAGGCTACAACAGTCTCAGCAGATTAGGGAGAATGTGTATTGTCTTTTTCAACAAATACTAAGTCAGCGGACATCTCTATTTTTTAACCATCACATTGACCAAATCATCCTTTGTTGTTTCTATGGAGTTGCAAAG ATATCTCAACTCAATCTGACCTTTAGGGAAATTATTTACAACTATAGGAAGCAACCGCAATGTAAACCTCAAGTTTTTCGCAGTGTCTTTGTTGATTGGTCATCTGCACGGCGCAATGGG AAAACAGGACCAGGTCACGTTGATATCATTACATTCTACAATGAAATTTTTATCCCCGCTGTAAAGCCTCTGCTGGTTGAGCTTGGCCCTGCTGGAGCAACTACAAAAACTAACCGAGTTCCTGAAGTCCACAATAATAATGATG CTCAATGTCCTGGATCGCCTAAAATATCTCCTTTTCCAAGTCTCCCTGATATGTCTCCGAAGAAAGTATCAGCTACACACAATGTGTACGTCTCTCCATTGCGATCATCCAAG ATGGATGCTCTGATATCACATAGCTCGAAAAGCTATTATGCTTGCGTTGGAGAAAGTACTCATGCATATCAGAGCCCTTCAAAAGACCTGACTGCCATCAATAACCGCTTGAATGG TACCCGGAAGCTTAGAGGCACCCTAAACTTTGACGATGTTGACGTTGGCTTGGTTAGTGATTCTATGGTTGCCAACAGCCTCTACCTTCAAAATGGGAGTTGTGCATCCTCATCAGGTGCACCACTGAAATCTGAGCAACCTGACTCCTGA
- the LOC115986789 gene encoding retinoblastoma-related protein-like isoform X1, with amino-acid sequence MSPAALEKMEDAKPSEAASANNSQTDSAAATVDPSEARFSDYCKNGMSLDENTCTQAMKLLKETKHLLQTNVSAFGNGTVDEAERFWFAFILFSIKRLSEKKQGSDDNGYTLCQILRAAKLKYVYSNFLYFVIDCFFVFRGHPHIFVFHSIVDFFKELPQFVVKAGPTLSNIYGADWENRLEAKEMQANFVHLSLLSQSYKRAIREFFLTTEANVDKQSAVASASGYVSDYHRFGWLLFLALRVHAFSRFKDLVTCMNGLVSILAILIIHVPVRFRNFKFDDSQLFVKKDGKGVDILASLCNKYQTSEDELRKIMEKANNLIADILSKKPQPASECRIGNLENIDTDGLTYFEDLLEDSSLSSSLGILEKDYDGAIRSKAELDERVFINDEDSLLGSGSLSGGSVNISGVKRKFDSIASPAKTITSPLSPQRSPASHANGNMGVSNSKMVATPVSTAMTTAKWLRTVISPLPPKPSAELKRFLASCDRDLTEEVDTRAKIILFATFPSTAQGEHCMSTNLQSANLMDSIWAEQRKFEALKLYYRVLEAICRAEAQILHASNLTALLTNERFHRCMLACSAELVLATHKTVTMLFPAVLERTGITAFDLSKVIESFIRHEESLPRELRRHLNSLEERLLESMVWEKGSSMYNSLTVARPNLSAEINRLGLLSEPMPPLDAICMHINMNSKFISGGVPPFPSLQKHETSSGQNGDIRSPKRSCPDYRSVLVERNSFTSPVKERLLAFSNLKSKPPPPPLQSAFASPTRPNPSGGGETCAETEINIFFSKITKLAAVRINGMVERLQQSQQIRENVYCLFQQILSQRTSLFFNHHIDQIILCCFYGVAKISQLNLTFREIIYNYRKQPQCKPQVFRSVFVDWSSARRNGKTGPGHVDIITFYNEIFIPAVKPLLVELGPAGATTKTNRVPEVHNNNDAQCPGSPKISPFPSLPDMSPKKVSATHNVYVSPLRSSKMDALISHSSKSYYACVGESTHAYQSPSKDLTAINNRLNGTRKLRGTLNFDDVDVGLVSDSMVANSLYLQNGSCASSSGAPLKSEQPDS; translated from the exons ATGAGTCCAGCTGCATTGGAGAAGATGGAAGATGCTAAGCCTTCGGAAGCAGCATCGGCCAACAATTCACAAACAGATAGCGCGGCGGCTACTGTCGACCCATCTGAAGCTCGATTCTCCGACTActgcaag AATGGAATGTCGTTGGATGAGAACACTTGCACACAAGCTATGAAGCTGTTGAAAGAAACCAAACACCTTTTACAGACTAATGTTTCAGCTTTTGGCAACGGAACG GTTGATGAAGCAGAAAGGTTTTGGTTTGCTTTTATTCTGTTTTCTATTAAAAGGCTAAGTGAGAAGAAGCAAGGGTCTGATGATAATGGATATACGTTATGCCAGATATTGAGAGCTGCGAAGCTGAAGTATGTTTATTCaaatttcctttattttgtgaTCGATTGCTTTTTTGTGTTTCGGGGTCAtcctcatatttttgtttttcatagcATTGTGGACTTCTTCAAGGAGCTTCCTCAGTTTGTTGTTAAGGCTGGTCCAACTTTGAGTAATATATATGGTGCAGATTGGGAGAACAGACTAGAG GCAAAAGAGATGCAGGCCAATTTTGTGCACTTGAGTCTACTAAGCCA GTCCTACAAACGTGCAATCCGGGAATTTTTCTTGACAACTGAAGCAAATGTTGATAAGCAGTCTGCTGTTGCTAGTGCATCTGGCTATGTCTCAGACTACCACCGTTTTGGATGGTTGCTTTTTCTGGCACTCCGTGTACATGCGTTCAGCCGTTTTAAGGACTTGGTGACTTGCATGAATGGTTTGGTTTCCATATTG GCTATCTTAATTATTCATGTTCCTGTTCGCTtcagaaatttcaaatttgatgaTTCTCAACTATTTG TTAAGAAAGACGGCAAAGGTGTAGACATCCTCGCATCACTTTGCAACAAATATCAAACATCAGAAGATGAGTTGAGGAAAATAATGGAAAAGGCCAATAATTTAATAGCAGATATCTTGAGTAAAAAGCCTCAACCAGCATCTGAGTGTAGAATTGGAAACTTGGAGAATATCGACACag ATGGTTTGACATATTTTGAAGATCTACTGGAGGACTCATCTTTGTCATCCAGTTTAGGTATTTTAGAAAAGGATTATGATGGTGCAATTCGCAGTAAGGCCGAACTGGATGAGAGGGTTTTCATTAATGATGAGGACAGCTTACTTGGTTCAGGGAGCTTGTCAGGAGGTTCTGTGAATATAAGTGGTGTGAAG AGGAAATTTGATTCGATAGCCTCACCTGCTAAGACAATTACAAGTCCACTCTCTCCTCAGCGCTCTCCTGCATCTCATGCAAATGGAAATATGGGGGTTTCTAATTCAAAGATGGTAGCTACGCCTGTAAGCACAGCAATGACAACTGCAAAGTGGCTTCGTACTGTCATTTCACCACTTCCACCAAAGCCCTCAGCAGAGCTGAAGCGTTTCCTGGCATCTTGTGATAGGGATTTAACTGAGGAAGTAGATACAAGggcaaaaataatattgtttgctACATTTCCAAGTACTGCTCAGGGAGAACATTGTATGTCTACAAACCTGCAATCTGCAAATCTCATGGACAGCATCTGGGCAGAACAACGGAAATTTGAAGCACTCAAGTTATATTATAGGGTATTGGAAGCAATTTGTAGAGCAGAGGCCCAAATATTGCATGCAAGTAATTTGACAGCTCTATTGACTAACGAGAGGTTCCATAGATGTATGCTCGCCTGTTCTGCTGAACTAGTTCTGGCAACCCATAAGACTGTTACAATGTTGTTTCCTGCGGTGTTGGAGAGGACTGGCATTACAGCTTTTGATCTTAGCAAGGTTATCGAAAGTTTCATTAGACATGAGGAATCCCTCCCGAGAGAATTGAGGCGGCATCTGAATTCATTAGAAGAACGACTTTTGGAGAGTATGGTATGGGAAAAGGGGTCCTCCATGTATAATTCTTTGACAGTTGCAAGGCCTAACCTCTCCGCAGAAATAAACCGTCTTGGACTATTGTCAGAACCAATGCCACCTTTGGATGCAATTTGCATGCACATTAACAtgaattctaaatttatttctGGAGGGGTTCCTCCCTTCCCTTCTTTGCAGAAGCATGAGACTTCATCAG GTCAGAATGGGGATATCAGATCCCCAAAGAGATCATGCCCGGACTATCGAAGTGTATTAGTGGAGCGGAATTCCTTTACATCACCAGTCAAGGAACGCCTCCTGGCCTTCAGTAACCTTAAATCAAAgccaccaccacctcctttGCAGTCTGCGTTTGCTAG TCCAACACGGCCAAATCCAAGTGGTGGAGGGGAGACATGTGCAGAAACTGAAATCAATATATTCTTTAGCAAG ATTACTAAGTTGGCTGCTGTCAGAATCAATGGTATGGTCGAAAGGCTACAACAGTCTCAGCAGATTAGGGAGAATGTGTATTGTCTTTTTCAACAAATACTAAGTCAGCGGACATCTCTATTTTTTAACCATCACATTGACCAAATCATCCTTTGTTGTTTCTATGGAGTTGCAAAG ATATCTCAACTCAATCTGACCTTTAGGGAAATTATTTACAACTATAGGAAGCAACCGCAATGTAAACCTCAAGTTTTTCGCAGTGTCTTTGTTGATTGGTCATCTGCACGGCGCAATGGG AAAACAGGACCAGGTCACGTTGATATCATTACATTCTACAATGAAATTTTTATCCCCGCTGTAAAGCCTCTGCTGGTTGAGCTTGGCCCTGCTGGAGCAACTACAAAAACTAACCGAGTTCCTGAAGTCCACAATAATAATGATG CTCAATGTCCTGGATCGCCTAAAATATCTCCTTTTCCAAGTCTCCCTGATATGTCTCCGAAGAAAGTATCAGCTACACACAATGTGTACGTCTCTCCATTGCGATCATCCAAG ATGGATGCTCTGATATCACATAGCTCGAAAAGCTATTATGCTTGCGTTGGAGAAAGTACTCATGCATATCAGAGCCCTTCAAAAGACCTGACTGCCATCAATAACCGCTTGAATGG TACCCGGAAGCTTAGAGGCACCCTAAACTTTGACGATGTTGACGTTGGCTTGGTTAGTGATTCTATGGTTGCCAACAGCCTCTACCTTCAAAATGGGAGTTGTGCATCCTCATCAGGTGCACCACTGAAATCTGAGCAACCTGACTCCTGA
- the LOC115986789 gene encoding retinoblastoma-related protein-like isoform X3, whose amino-acid sequence MSPAALEKMEDAKPSEAASANNSQTDSAAATVDPSEARFSDYCKNGMSLDENTCTQAMKLLKETKHLLQTNVSAFGNGTVDEAERFWFAFILFSIKRLSEKKQGSDDNGYTLCQILRAAKLNIVDFFKELPQFVVKAGPTLSNIYGADWENRLEAKEMQANFVHLSLLSQSYKRAIREFFLTTEANVDKQSAVASASGYVSDYHRFGWLLFLALRVHAFSRFKDLVTCMNGLVSILAILIIHVPVRFRNFKFDDSQLFVKKDGKGVDILASLCNKYQTSEDELRKIMEKANNLIADILSKKPQPASECRIGNLENIDTDGLTYFEDLLEDSSLSSSLGILEKDYDGAIRSKAELDERVFINDEDSLLGSGSLSGGSVNISGVKRKFDSIASPAKTITSPLSPQRSPASHANGNMGVSNSKMVATPVSTAMTTAKWLRTVISPLPPKPSAELKRFLASCDRDLTEEVDTRAKIILFATFPSTAQGEHCMSTNLQSANLMDSIWAEQRKFEALKLYYRVLEAICRAEAQILHASNLTALLTNERFHRCMLACSAELVLATHKTVTMLFPAVLERTGITAFDLSKVIESFIRHEESLPRELRRHLNSLEERLLESMVWEKGSSMYNSLTVARPNLSAEINRLGLLSEPMPPLDAICMHINMNSKFISGGVPPFPSLQKHETSSGQNGDIRSPKRSCPDYRSVLVERNSFTSPVKERLLAFSNLKSKPPPPPLQSAFASPTRPNPSGGGETCAETEINIFFSKITKLAAVRINGMVERLQQSQQIRENVYCLFQQILSQRTSLFFNHHIDQIILCCFYGVAKISQLNLTFREIIYNYRKQPQCKPQVFRSVFVDWSSARRNGKTGPGHVDIITFYNEIFIPAVKPLLVELGPAGATTKTNRVPEVHNNNDAQCPGSPKISPFPSLPDMSPKKVSATHNVYVSPLRSSKMDALISHSSKSYYACVGESTHAYQSPSKDLTAINNRLNGTRKLRGTLNFDDVDVGLVSDSMVANSLYLQNGSCASSSGAPLKSEQPDS is encoded by the exons ATGAGTCCAGCTGCATTGGAGAAGATGGAAGATGCTAAGCCTTCGGAAGCAGCATCGGCCAACAATTCACAAACAGATAGCGCGGCGGCTACTGTCGACCCATCTGAAGCTCGATTCTCCGACTActgcaag AATGGAATGTCGTTGGATGAGAACACTTGCACACAAGCTATGAAGCTGTTGAAAGAAACCAAACACCTTTTACAGACTAATGTTTCAGCTTTTGGCAACGGAACG GTTGATGAAGCAGAAAGGTTTTGGTTTGCTTTTATTCTGTTTTCTATTAAAAGGCTAAGTGAGAAGAAGCAAGGGTCTGATGATAATGGATATACGTTATGCCAGATATTGAGAGCTGCGAAGCTGAA cATTGTGGACTTCTTCAAGGAGCTTCCTCAGTTTGTTGTTAAGGCTGGTCCAACTTTGAGTAATATATATGGTGCAGATTGGGAGAACAGACTAGAG GCAAAAGAGATGCAGGCCAATTTTGTGCACTTGAGTCTACTAAGCCA GTCCTACAAACGTGCAATCCGGGAATTTTTCTTGACAACTGAAGCAAATGTTGATAAGCAGTCTGCTGTTGCTAGTGCATCTGGCTATGTCTCAGACTACCACCGTTTTGGATGGTTGCTTTTTCTGGCACTCCGTGTACATGCGTTCAGCCGTTTTAAGGACTTGGTGACTTGCATGAATGGTTTGGTTTCCATATTG GCTATCTTAATTATTCATGTTCCTGTTCGCTtcagaaatttcaaatttgatgaTTCTCAACTATTTG TTAAGAAAGACGGCAAAGGTGTAGACATCCTCGCATCACTTTGCAACAAATATCAAACATCAGAAGATGAGTTGAGGAAAATAATGGAAAAGGCCAATAATTTAATAGCAGATATCTTGAGTAAAAAGCCTCAACCAGCATCTGAGTGTAGAATTGGAAACTTGGAGAATATCGACACag ATGGTTTGACATATTTTGAAGATCTACTGGAGGACTCATCTTTGTCATCCAGTTTAGGTATTTTAGAAAAGGATTATGATGGTGCAATTCGCAGTAAGGCCGAACTGGATGAGAGGGTTTTCATTAATGATGAGGACAGCTTACTTGGTTCAGGGAGCTTGTCAGGAGGTTCTGTGAATATAAGTGGTGTGAAG AGGAAATTTGATTCGATAGCCTCACCTGCTAAGACAATTACAAGTCCACTCTCTCCTCAGCGCTCTCCTGCATCTCATGCAAATGGAAATATGGGGGTTTCTAATTCAAAGATGGTAGCTACGCCTGTAAGCACAGCAATGACAACTGCAAAGTGGCTTCGTACTGTCATTTCACCACTTCCACCAAAGCCCTCAGCAGAGCTGAAGCGTTTCCTGGCATCTTGTGATAGGGATTTAACTGAGGAAGTAGATACAAGggcaaaaataatattgtttgctACATTTCCAAGTACTGCTCAGGGAGAACATTGTATGTCTACAAACCTGCAATCTGCAAATCTCATGGACAGCATCTGGGCAGAACAACGGAAATTTGAAGCACTCAAGTTATATTATAGGGTATTGGAAGCAATTTGTAGAGCAGAGGCCCAAATATTGCATGCAAGTAATTTGACAGCTCTATTGACTAACGAGAGGTTCCATAGATGTATGCTCGCCTGTTCTGCTGAACTAGTTCTGGCAACCCATAAGACTGTTACAATGTTGTTTCCTGCGGTGTTGGAGAGGACTGGCATTACAGCTTTTGATCTTAGCAAGGTTATCGAAAGTTTCATTAGACATGAGGAATCCCTCCCGAGAGAATTGAGGCGGCATCTGAATTCATTAGAAGAACGACTTTTGGAGAGTATGGTATGGGAAAAGGGGTCCTCCATGTATAATTCTTTGACAGTTGCAAGGCCTAACCTCTCCGCAGAAATAAACCGTCTTGGACTATTGTCAGAACCAATGCCACCTTTGGATGCAATTTGCATGCACATTAACAtgaattctaaatttatttctGGAGGGGTTCCTCCCTTCCCTTCTTTGCAGAAGCATGAGACTTCATCAG GTCAGAATGGGGATATCAGATCCCCAAAGAGATCATGCCCGGACTATCGAAGTGTATTAGTGGAGCGGAATTCCTTTACATCACCAGTCAAGGAACGCCTCCTGGCCTTCAGTAACCTTAAATCAAAgccaccaccacctcctttGCAGTCTGCGTTTGCTAG TCCAACACGGCCAAATCCAAGTGGTGGAGGGGAGACATGTGCAGAAACTGAAATCAATATATTCTTTAGCAAG ATTACTAAGTTGGCTGCTGTCAGAATCAATGGTATGGTCGAAAGGCTACAACAGTCTCAGCAGATTAGGGAGAATGTGTATTGTCTTTTTCAACAAATACTAAGTCAGCGGACATCTCTATTTTTTAACCATCACATTGACCAAATCATCCTTTGTTGTTTCTATGGAGTTGCAAAG ATATCTCAACTCAATCTGACCTTTAGGGAAATTATTTACAACTATAGGAAGCAACCGCAATGTAAACCTCAAGTTTTTCGCAGTGTCTTTGTTGATTGGTCATCTGCACGGCGCAATGGG AAAACAGGACCAGGTCACGTTGATATCATTACATTCTACAATGAAATTTTTATCCCCGCTGTAAAGCCTCTGCTGGTTGAGCTTGGCCCTGCTGGAGCAACTACAAAAACTAACCGAGTTCCTGAAGTCCACAATAATAATGATG CTCAATGTCCTGGATCGCCTAAAATATCTCCTTTTCCAAGTCTCCCTGATATGTCTCCGAAGAAAGTATCAGCTACACACAATGTGTACGTCTCTCCATTGCGATCATCCAAG ATGGATGCTCTGATATCACATAGCTCGAAAAGCTATTATGCTTGCGTTGGAGAAAGTACTCATGCATATCAGAGCCCTTCAAAAGACCTGACTGCCATCAATAACCGCTTGAATGG TACCCGGAAGCTTAGAGGCACCCTAAACTTTGACGATGTTGACGTTGGCTTGGTTAGTGATTCTATGGTTGCCAACAGCCTCTACCTTCAAAATGGGAGTTGTGCATCCTCATCAGGTGCACCACTGAAATCTGAGCAACCTGACTCCTGA
- the LOC115986998 gene encoding ERI1 exoribonuclease 2-like — MMALETKETMQRNSEASVKCLQSQGIPYNPRCNGNSIDSFTQLKNEISTHQGVDVDPDRPLGGGFLEPPNDYYSKPTYQHDFGTWSTFQFDSHKVPQCQINAFESQFYPFTVENQFPYVPINMIAQGHPYDFQFQDFQYFVVIDFEATCDKDRNPHPQEIIEFPSVIVSSVTGQLESNFQTYVRPTCNQHLSDFCKDLTGIQQFQVDRGVTLSEALLRHDKWLEEKGIKNTNFAVVTWSNWDCRVMLESECRFKKIRKPPYFNRWINLKVPFHEVFGGVRCNLKEAVEMAGLVWQGRAHCGLDDARNTARLLVLLMRKGFKFSITNSLMWQTTDHSLMWKQSPDQVSFSPNQPQKPKDMQIPIFQHHPYCYCGVKSSRATIKKPGPKQGCIFFGCGNWTVTRGALCHYFEWVSP; from the exons AAACTATGCAAAGGAACTCTGAGGCATCCGTAAAATGCCTCCAGAGCCAGGGAATTCCTTACAACCCGCGTTGTAATGGGAATTCTATAGACAGCTTTACACagcttaaaaatgaaataagtaCTCACCAAGGTGTGGATGTTGATCCAGACCGCCCATTGGGTGGTGGGTTTCTTGAGCCACCTAATGATTATTACAGCAAACCTACCTATCAACATGATTTTGGTACCTGGTCGACCTTCCAATTTGACTCTCACAAGGTGCCACAATGCCAAATCAATGCATTTGAGAGCCAGTTTTACCCATTTACTGTGGAGAATCAGTTCCCATATGTTCCAATTAATATGATTGCTCAAGGTCACCCCTATGATTTCCAATTTCAAGATTTTCAGTATTTTGTGGTCATAGACTTTGAGGCTACTTGTGACAAGGATAGAAATCCCCATCCACAAGAGATAATAGAGTTTCCGTCTGTCATTGTGAGCAGTGTGACTGGCCAGCTGGAATCAAATTTTCAGACATATGTGCGGCCAACTTGCAATCAGCACCTGAGTGATTTTTGCAAGGATCTTACTGGTATTCAGCAATTTCAG GTGGACAGAGGTGTTACTCTGAGTGAGGCTCTCCTTAGGCATGATAAATGGCTTGAGGAGAAGGGGATAAAGAACACCAATTTTGCTGTGGTGACATGGTCGAATTGGGATTGTCGGGTGATGCTGGAATCTGAGTGTCGATTCAAGAAGATTAGGAAGCCTCCTTATTTTAACCG ATGGATCAACTTGAAGGTTCCTTTCCATGAGGTTTTTGGTGGTGTGAGGTGCAATCTTAAGGAGGCAGTTGAGATGGCAGGATTGGTATGGCAGGGCCGTGCTCACTGTGGCCTGGATGATGCCAGAAACACTGCTCGCCTACTTGTGCTTCTAATGCGCAAGGGATTCAAATTCTCCATTACAAACTCTCTAATGTGGCAGACAACTGATCATTCATTGATGTGGAAGCAGTCCCCAGACCAAGTGTCCTTTTCCCCTAATCAACCCCAAAAACCGAAAGACATGCAGATTCCTATTTTCCAGCATCACCCTTATTGTTACTGTGGGGTGAAGAGCAGCAGAGCGACAATCAAGAAGCCAGGGCCAAAGCAAGGGTGCATTTTCTTTGGATGCGGGAACTGGACTGTCACTAGAGGAGCCCTCTGCCATTACTTCGAATGGGTTTCTCCCTGA